From a single Leclercia sp. AS011 genomic region:
- a CDS encoding LysR family transcriptional regulator → MQINVYELMRIFIEIVESGSFSQTSENLQIHRPAVTRAIKQLEQHTGVRLLHRTTRRITLTPEGEEFYRSSKPLLEQTDALLGSFVAGRSLCGQLRVDMPVSIAAMLVVPRLPDFYRHYPGIEVVLSSSDRRKDMLRDGLDCIVRVGPLEDGDYVARSLGKIKLVTCASPAYLAEYGVPETLDDLQHHQGVNWFNINSRQIMPWVFQSPSGIEELNLPGKLVLDNSEVYIAAGLAGLGLLQGMDFFLRPYINNGRLVEVLPGHPVPARQLSVLYPHRHISPKVRVFTQWLETVLKAYT, encoded by the coding sequence ATGCAAATCAACGTGTACGAACTGATGCGGATCTTTATTGAGATCGTCGAGTCAGGCAGTTTTTCCCAGACGTCAGAAAACCTGCAAATTCACCGGCCCGCAGTGACCAGAGCGATCAAACAGCTGGAGCAGCACACGGGGGTGCGTTTGCTGCACCGTACAACCCGGCGAATCACCCTGACACCCGAAGGGGAAGAGTTTTACCGCAGCAGTAAGCCCTTGCTGGAACAAACCGATGCTTTATTAGGCTCTTTCGTCGCGGGCCGTTCATTATGCGGGCAGCTGCGTGTGGATATGCCCGTATCGATTGCCGCAATGCTGGTTGTACCCAGGTTGCCGGATTTCTATCGCCATTATCCCGGGATTGAAGTGGTGCTCAGCAGCTCCGATCGGCGTAAAGATATGCTGCGTGATGGCCTGGACTGCATCGTCCGTGTCGGTCCGCTGGAAGACGGTGACTATGTGGCTCGCTCGCTGGGTAAGATTAAACTGGTCACCTGCGCCAGCCCGGCATACCTTGCGGAGTATGGGGTGCCTGAAACGCTGGACGATCTGCAGCATCACCAGGGCGTGAACTGGTTTAACATTAACAGCCGACAAATTATGCCGTGGGTGTTTCAGTCGCCGTCTGGCATTGAGGAACTTAATCTGCCGGGCAAACTGGTACTGGATAATTCAGAAGTCTACATTGCGGCGGGTCTGGCCGGGCTGGGGTTATTGCAGGGCATGGATTTCTTTTTACGCCCGTACATCAATAACGGACGTCTGGTAGAAGTGTTGCCTGGTCATCCGGTTCCGGCGCGACAGTTGTCCGTGCTTTATCCACACCGGCATATTTCACCGAAAGTGCGGGTCTTTACGCAGTGGCTTGAGACGGTGTTGAAGGCGTATACCTAA
- a CDS encoding MFS transporter, which translates to MTDAHQAGEMINRSARNSWLIVAARFISDFGAFLNMVALSTYVYLLSQSVTQVSIFLACRVTGGILASVFGVPYFRRFSGRLPLVILDIVRAALLALLLIFPSAIQLYLLPFIALGIGIGNSMFAIGLNSQLPWWVDDSRRVATNAWLTSASATGAVTGSMVSGILLATKGYELVFVTNILTYLLAGLCILPLRFLITPAGAEIKNQRKEWANLVKGLRAAPLMAGMLLITMADTLGSAAHNVGFPIISELLTADAPGKTMGLLLALWAGGKFAGARTSNYFLLTRGIRNERLFFYGVALMSLGFIFTFQQNTVSLALFFIFFAGIGDGLADVSLISRIQSEVESLRLPVFSLMTLLQMTGFGVGMLIVAPFYLWFAPSVVIIIFHGIPLLTLICVGIYSRRKPSLR; encoded by the coding sequence ATGACTGATGCACATCAGGCTGGCGAAATGATCAACCGGTCTGCCAGAAATAGCTGGCTGATCGTTGCTGCCCGTTTCATCTCTGACTTCGGCGCATTTTTAAATATGGTGGCGTTATCCACCTATGTTTACCTGCTAAGCCAAAGTGTGACGCAAGTGAGTATTTTTCTGGCGTGTCGCGTTACCGGAGGAATTTTAGCAAGCGTGTTTGGCGTCCCTTACTTCAGACGCTTCAGCGGGCGCTTGCCCCTGGTCATACTTGATATTGTTCGCGCTGCGCTGCTGGCACTGTTATTAATTTTCCCCTCTGCCATACAACTTTATCTTTTGCCTTTTATCGCTCTGGGAATTGGTATAGGCAATTCCATGTTCGCAATTGGGCTAAACAGCCAGTTACCCTGGTGGGTGGATGATTCCCGCCGGGTTGCAACGAATGCCTGGTTGACTTCAGCCTCTGCGACGGGAGCTGTGACAGGAAGCATGGTGTCAGGTATTTTGCTGGCGACAAAAGGTTATGAGCTGGTATTCGTCACCAATATTCTCACCTATCTCCTCGCCGGTTTATGTATTCTGCCTTTACGCTTTCTGATTACCCCCGCGGGAGCTGAGATAAAAAATCAGCGTAAAGAATGGGCTAATCTTGTTAAAGGGCTACGAGCCGCACCGCTGATGGCCGGAATGTTGTTGATAACAATGGCGGATACTCTCGGCAGTGCTGCCCATAACGTAGGTTTTCCCATTATTTCAGAGCTTCTGACGGCTGACGCGCCAGGCAAAACGATGGGGCTTCTGCTGGCCCTCTGGGCCGGTGGTAAATTTGCCGGAGCCAGAACGTCGAATTACTTTTTGCTTACGCGTGGGATACGAAATGAGCGTCTGTTTTTTTATGGCGTGGCCTTGATGTCCCTGGGGTTTATTTTCACTTTCCAACAAAATACCGTTTCTCTGGCGCTATTTTTTATTTTCTTCGCGGGTATTGGAGATGGACTTGCGGATGTCAGTCTGATTTCGCGGATCCAAAGCGAAGTTGAATCTTTACGACTGCCTGTTTTTAGCTTGATGACGCTGTTACAGATGACAGGATTCGGGGTTGGAATGTTGATAGTGGCCCCCTTTTATCTCTGGTTTGCTCCCTCGGTGGTTATTATTATTTTTCACGGGATCCCTTTACTGACGTTGATCTGCGTAGGGATATACAGCCGACGGAAACCGTCCTTACGTTAG
- a CDS encoding MFS transporter: protein MNTLFSNQPGDEGLPGRERARVMIAVMITTLMGVFDGTMINIALPSMAHAMQVPASHAVWFANGYLLSAAMTLLIFASLAARYGTRPIFLAGLTTFVLTSLGCALATTPDILIGMRIVQGIGGAATLSIAPAILRSVFPGRLLGRVLGLHALLIASSTAIAPVLGGTILDTLSWQWLFAINIIPGTLALVLAARALPGKLTSGHAAFDTCGAVLSAMLLGAMIMAVNSANLAAVCWGLLAIFSALLFIWHIRRARAPLLPPVIFKNGRFTLAALTSLASFISQGITFIALPFLFQSVYGYSPVVSALLFIPWPIGIVLIAPHAGRWADTISAPLISTLGLAIFVVGLVLLAMLPAAPAVWDICLRSLVCGIGFGCFQSPNNREMLANVSRENASYASGILSVARTFGQCLGAAVVGILLSVMSTTTGQTIHAALWVAVAASVASVLFSLSRLRKTQAAVNYLN, encoded by the coding sequence ATGAACACGCTATTTTCAAACCAACCCGGTGACGAAGGGCTGCCAGGCCGGGAGCGCGCCCGGGTTATGATCGCAGTCATGATCACCACGCTCATGGGCGTCTTCGATGGCACCATGATCAACATTGCTCTGCCCTCGATGGCGCACGCGATGCAGGTGCCTGCCAGTCACGCCGTCTGGTTCGCCAACGGTTATCTGCTCTCCGCGGCCATGACGTTGCTTATCTTCGCCTCCCTCGCGGCCCGCTATGGAACGCGGCCCATTTTTCTGGCGGGTCTGACGACATTTGTCCTGACATCGCTGGGCTGTGCGCTGGCAACAACGCCGGATATTCTCATTGGAATGCGCATCGTGCAGGGGATCGGCGGCGCGGCCACCTTGAGTATTGCCCCGGCGATCCTGCGCTCCGTTTTTCCGGGACGCCTGCTTGGCCGCGTTCTGGGCCTGCATGCTCTGCTGATCGCCTCCAGTACGGCGATTGCCCCGGTGCTCGGTGGCACTATCCTCGACACCCTCAGCTGGCAATGGCTGTTTGCCATTAACATTATTCCGGGAACGCTGGCGCTGGTGCTGGCCGCCAGGGCATTACCCGGAAAGTTAACCTCGGGTCACGCGGCGTTTGATACCTGCGGGGCGGTGCTATCGGCGATGCTGCTGGGGGCGATGATTATGGCGGTGAACAGCGCGAACCTCGCGGCTGTCTGCTGGGGGCTGCTCGCCATATTCAGCGCTCTGCTATTTATCTGGCATATCCGCCGCGCCCGTGCCCCCTTGCTGCCTCCGGTTATTTTCAAAAATGGGCGTTTTACGCTCGCAGCCTTAACCTCGCTGGCCTCATTTATCAGCCAGGGCATCACCTTTATCGCGCTGCCCTTTCTGTTTCAGAGCGTGTATGGCTACAGCCCTGTCGTCTCTGCGCTGCTGTTTATTCCCTGGCCGATTGGCATTGTGCTGATTGCGCCCCATGCGGGCCGCTGGGCCGATACGATCTCTGCGCCGCTGATCTCCACCCTTGGGCTGGCTATTTTTGTCGTCGGGTTGGTCCTGCTGGCGATGCTGCCCGCCGCGCCTGCCGTGTGGGATATCTGCCTGCGTAGCCTGGTGTGCGGTATCGGATTTGGCTGTTTTCAGAGCCCCAACAACCGGGAGATGCTGGCGAATGTCTCCCGCGAGAATGCCAGCTATGCCTCGGGGATCCTGTCTGTCGCGCGAACGTTTGGGCAATGCCTGGGTGCCGCCGTGGTGGGGATCCTGCTTTCCGTTATGTCGACGACAACCGGCCAGACGATCCATGCTGCCCTGTGGGTCGCCGTCGCCGCCTCTGTCGCATCGGTGCTGTTTAGCCTGAGCCGGCTGCGCAAAACGCAGGCAGCCGTTAACTATCTCAACTAG
- a CDS encoding MFS transporter, whose amino-acid sequence MTTKPAAEVSAAPGLFQTLKTFPATVHALLFFTFVVRFSYFMAWPFIAVIMTQNYHMSPIAIGVAMTSSALLSVVLGMYGGQISDRLGRRIILLLGCGFSAVGYTILAQASGMGLFITGLMIIGVCFAWVDPPVRALMSDLLGDRRRRALALQMRYYLINVAAVFGPLVGLVFGLTSQKGTFLITGLTYLPFFVYVLLFIPAGKLLGEEQGGGAPAIKLHQVMGIIARDRIYIAALLCSILCSVVFIHYEAVLPQYLMSLDGNAAVKLITLILVTNACTVLVFQSFIMRFLAQINLPKRILIGGAIFALSQLCFFATRSTEIWAWLTVTAIFSMGEAILMPNLNILLDQLAPAAHRGAYLGASTLTTLGVAVGPLIGGVMLATTGAGVFICTALFSLLLCAIIYVCRLKMLARLQEA is encoded by the coding sequence ATGACGACAAAACCCGCCGCTGAAGTGAGTGCGGCTCCGGGTCTCTTTCAGACGTTAAAAACTTTCCCGGCGACGGTTCATGCGCTGCTCTTTTTTACTTTCGTTGTGCGCTTCAGCTATTTCATGGCATGGCCGTTTATCGCCGTTATCATGACGCAAAATTATCATATGTCGCCGATTGCCATTGGCGTGGCGATGACCAGTAGCGCACTTTTATCGGTGGTGCTCGGTATGTATGGCGGGCAGATTTCGGACCGGCTGGGACGGCGGATCATTCTTCTGCTGGGCTGCGGGTTTTCCGCTGTGGGATATACCATTCTGGCGCAGGCCTCCGGGATGGGGCTGTTTATTACCGGGCTGATGATCATCGGCGTATGTTTTGCGTGGGTGGATCCTCCGGTGCGTGCGCTGATGAGCGATTTGCTGGGCGACCGACGCCGTCGTGCGCTTGCTCTGCAAATGCGTTACTACCTGATCAACGTCGCGGCGGTGTTCGGCCCGCTGGTGGGGCTCGTCTTTGGCCTGACATCCCAGAAGGGGACCTTCCTGATCACCGGGCTGACCTATCTGCCATTTTTCGTCTACGTGCTGCTGTTTATTCCGGCGGGTAAATTGCTGGGCGAAGAGCAGGGCGGCGGTGCCCCTGCGATAAAGCTACACCAGGTGATGGGGATTATCGCCAGGGACAGGATCTACATCGCGGCACTGCTGTGCAGCATTCTGTGCAGCGTTGTTTTTATCCATTACGAAGCGGTGTTACCCCAGTATCTGATGTCACTTGACGGCAACGCGGCGGTTAAGCTGATCACCCTGATACTGGTTACCAACGCCTGTACCGTGCTGGTGTTCCAGAGCTTTATCATGCGCTTTCTGGCGCAGATCAACCTGCCGAAACGCATACTGATCGGCGGTGCCATTTTCGCGTTGTCGCAGCTGTGCTTTTTTGCCACCCGATCAACGGAAATCTGGGCATGGCTGACGGTCACGGCCATCTTTAGCATGGGGGAGGCGATTCTGATGCCGAACCTGAACATTTTGCTCGATCAGTTAGCCCCGGCAGCGCATCGCGGTGCTTATCTGGGGGCTTCAACCTTGACGACGCTGGGGGTCGCTGTCGGGCCGTTAATCGGTGGCGTGATGCTGGCCACGACCGGGGCGGGCGTATTTATCTGCACGGCACTATTCAGTCTGCTGCTGTGCGCGATTATTTATGTCTGCAGGCTCAAGATGCTGGCGCGTTTGCAGGAGGCATAA
- a CDS encoding NAD(P)H-dependent flavin oxidoreductase: MQNQSVSHILGIEKNVIQGPLSWLTDARLVAAVSNAGGLGVLGPNAGLTAETAVSTPEATAEKMREEIRKTKMLTEKPFGVNLIPTAENDIWTPSILNVIKEEAVHAVVYTGYGEGSIIPALFDELKTAGIKIIFRDINPSPENTRLAEAAGADIIVATGFDEGGTLPGVALGTFSIVPLIADAVKNVPVMAAGGITDNRTARAAHALGAQGVFAGSVFISTLESRVPQSVKDKIIAANGLDMRLFRTLPDYYRSLPGKLADKLVALDKAGTSKEELAKVMGGLRGLRLGMLEGNTDEGYISLGTGIGSIRRVKSVAEVVAELHV; this comes from the coding sequence ATGCAAAATCAGAGTGTTAGTCATATTCTGGGTATCGAAAAAAATGTCATTCAGGGGCCTCTGTCATGGCTCACCGATGCCCGTCTGGTGGCGGCGGTAAGTAACGCCGGAGGTCTGGGAGTACTCGGACCCAATGCCGGATTAACGGCCGAAACGGCGGTCTCAACGCCGGAAGCGACAGCCGAGAAAATGCGCGAAGAGATCCGCAAAACCAAAATGCTCACCGAGAAACCTTTTGGCGTCAATCTGATCCCGACGGCAGAAAATGACATCTGGACACCGTCCATCCTCAACGTCATCAAAGAGGAGGCTGTGCATGCAGTGGTCTACACTGGCTACGGCGAAGGTTCCATTATCCCTGCCCTGTTTGATGAGCTGAAAACCGCAGGGATCAAAATCATCTTCCGGGATATCAACCCTTCTCCGGAAAACACCCGACTCGCGGAAGCCGCCGGGGCCGATATCATTGTGGCGACGGGGTTTGATGAAGGCGGCACCTTGCCCGGCGTCGCATTGGGCACTTTCTCCATTGTGCCGCTGATTGCCGACGCGGTGAAAAATGTCCCGGTTATGGCCGCGGGCGGGATAACCGACAACCGAACCGCCAGAGCCGCACATGCCCTGGGCGCACAGGGTGTGTTTGCCGGCTCGGTATTTATCAGCACGCTTGAAAGCCGCGTACCGCAATCAGTAAAAGACAAAATTATCGCCGCGAACGGGCTGGATATGCGCCTGTTCCGCACCCTTCCCGATTACTACCGTTCGTTGCCGGGTAAGCTCGCCGATAAACTGGTTGCGCTGGATAAGGCGGGCACCAGTAAGGAAGAGCTGGCGAAGGTGATGGGCGGATTACGCGGTCTGCGCCTGGGAATGCTTGAAGGCAATACTGACGAGGGCTATATCTCTCTCGGCACAGGCATCGGCAGCATTCGCCGCGTGAAAAGCGTTGCCGAGGTCGTCGCAGAACTGCACGTATAA
- a CDS encoding histidine phosphatase family protein — MKVILVRHAETEWNVRGIIQGHSDSALTRHGLHETSALLAALAASDYRVESVYASPLGRAWQMGQSLAEGFRCPLTAEPALTEQAFGQFEGVSSELLIQNYPNDARALFELDAAYCPPGGESLAQASQRVMYFLHHLESTSHHQTICIVTHGHVSQGVLAILKDGTIDNFPRYAQPNASYSVFDLINGKCTDVRWGIATHLLQLRW; from the coding sequence ATGAAAGTGATACTGGTGCGGCACGCGGAAACAGAGTGGAATGTGCGGGGAATTATTCAGGGGCACAGTGACAGCGCGTTAACCCGTCACGGATTGCATGAAACATCGGCCTTACTGGCCGCGCTTGCAGCAAGTGATTACCGGGTCGAAAGTGTTTACGCATCTCCGCTTGGCCGTGCATGGCAAATGGGCCAGAGCCTGGCTGAGGGCTTTCGCTGCCCATTGACGGCAGAACCCGCTCTTACAGAGCAAGCCTTTGGTCAGTTTGAAGGAGTGTCATCAGAGCTGCTCATCCAAAACTATCCAAACGATGCCCGTGCATTGTTCGAACTTGATGCAGCGTATTGCCCACCGGGTGGTGAATCTCTCGCGCAGGCTTCTCAGCGGGTGATGTATTTTTTACATCACCTGGAATCAACATCACATCATCAAACAATTTGTATTGTGACTCACGGGCATGTCAGTCAGGGCGTTCTGGCGATTCTTAAAGACGGGACTATCGATAATTTCCCACGATATGCACAACCCAACGCGAGTTACTCGGTGTTCGATCTGATAAACGGGAAATGTACCGATGTCAGATGGGGAATTGCCACACACTTGCTTCAACTTCGTTGGTGA
- a CDS encoding alpha/beta fold hydrolase: MSFVTTKDNVSIFYKDWGPKDAQPIFFHHGWPLSADDWDNQLLFFLAQGFRVIASDRRGHGRSDQVSDGHDMDHYAADVDAVVEHLDLHNVVHVGHSTGGGQVARYVAKYGQPQGRVAKAVLISAVPPLMVKTPDNPGGTPIEVFDGFRQALAANRAQFYLDVASGPFYGFNRDGAEISQGTIQNWWRQGMTGSAKAHYEGIKAFSETDQTADLKAITLPVLILQGDDDQVVPYKNASLLQDELLSNSTLKVYPGYPHGMHTTHADAINKDLLEFIRS; this comes from the coding sequence ATGTCATTTGTCACCACAAAAGATAATGTCAGTATCTTCTATAAAGATTGGGGCCCCAAAGATGCACAACCTATCTTCTTCCACCACGGCTGGCCATTAAGCGCCGATGACTGGGATAACCAGTTATTGTTCTTTTTAGCGCAAGGCTTCCGGGTCATCGCCTCGGATCGCCGTGGTCATGGCCGCTCCGATCAGGTCAGCGACGGGCATGATATGGACCACTACGCCGCCGATGTCGACGCGGTGGTTGAACATCTGGATCTGCACAATGTAGTGCACGTCGGCCACTCCACCGGCGGCGGCCAGGTGGCGCGATACGTGGCGAAATATGGACAACCGCAGGGCCGCGTGGCGAAAGCTGTTCTGATCAGCGCCGTACCGCCATTGATGGTGAAAACCCCGGACAATCCGGGCGGCACGCCGATTGAGGTGTTCGATGGATTCCGTCAGGCGCTGGCCGCCAACCGGGCGCAGTTCTATCTCGACGTGGCGAGCGGTCCGTTCTACGGCTTTAACCGTGACGGGGCTGAAATCTCGCAGGGCACGATCCAGAACTGGTGGCGTCAGGGAATGACTGGCAGCGCGAAGGCGCACTATGAAGGCATTAAGGCGTTTTCAGAAACGGACCAGACCGCCGATCTGAAGGCGATCACCCTTCCGGTGCTGATTTTGCAGGGTGATGACGATCAGGTTGTGCCTTACAAGAATGCCAGCCTGCTCCAGGATGAACTTCTCAGCAACAGCACGCTGAAGGTGTATCCGGGGTATCCTCACGGGATGCACACCACGCATGCCGATGCGATCAATAAGGATCTGCTGGAATTTATTCGCAGCTGA
- a CDS encoding bifunctional transcriptional activator/DNA repair enzyme AdaA codes for MKVLDIKQCDLWYQALLERDPGYTGVFYVGVKTTGVFCIAVCRARKPKRENVEFYQDFKSALDAGYRPCKVCRPTENAHSAPSFIEQALELVRADPKARISDTALRSHDISPERVRRWFLQHHGITFQAFQRMQRVNVALQELKGGRNATDVAFDSGYESLSGFGYTCKRLTGVAPTEQTRVIVIHRFTTTLGPMFVCATERGVCLLEFTDRRMLETEFRDLQRRLKARIMSGENSHTRQAEKEIGEYFAGTRQEFGLTLDAPGTDFQRAVWQALRDIPYGQTSWYQSLAGQIGKPAAVRAVAAANGANRIAIVIPCHRIIGKEGAMTGYGGGIARKEWLIEHERKQRSLFGSAG; via the coding sequence ATGAAAGTGCTTGATATTAAGCAGTGCGATCTCTGGTATCAGGCATTACTTGAACGTGATCCCGGGTATACGGGGGTGTTTTACGTTGGCGTCAAAACGACAGGGGTATTCTGTATTGCCGTATGCCGGGCGCGGAAACCGAAACGTGAAAACGTCGAATTTTATCAAGATTTTAAATCTGCGCTCGATGCCGGTTATCGCCCCTGTAAAGTGTGTCGACCCACGGAAAACGCCCACAGTGCGCCGTCATTCATTGAACAGGCGCTTGAGCTTGTTCGCGCAGATCCCAAAGCCCGGATAAGTGATACAGCCCTACGAAGTCATGACATCAGCCCCGAGCGGGTGCGGCGCTGGTTTCTGCAACACCACGGTATTACCTTTCAGGCCTTTCAACGAATGCAGCGGGTAAATGTTGCCCTGCAGGAGTTAAAAGGGGGACGTAACGCCACCGATGTCGCTTTTGACAGTGGTTATGAATCATTGAGCGGCTTTGGCTATACCTGTAAGCGTCTTACCGGCGTTGCGCCAACTGAACAGACCCGGGTGATCGTCATTCACCGTTTCACCACCACGCTTGGCCCCATGTTTGTATGCGCTACGGAACGGGGCGTTTGTCTGCTGGAATTTACCGATCGTCGTATGCTGGAGACGGAGTTTCGCGATCTCCAGCGACGGTTAAAAGCGAGGATCATGTCGGGAGAAAATAGTCACACCCGACAGGCGGAAAAAGAGATCGGCGAGTATTTCGCCGGTACGCGCCAAGAGTTTGGGCTGACGCTCGATGCGCCCGGCACTGATTTCCAGCGTGCCGTCTGGCAGGCGCTACGCGACATTCCTTATGGGCAAACCTCCTGGTATCAGTCTCTGGCCGGGCAGATTGGGAAACCCGCTGCCGTTCGCGCGGTGGCCGCGGCAAATGGTGCCAACCGGATAGCCATTGTCATTCCATGCCACCGGATTATTGGCAAAGAGGGGGCGATGACCGGTTACGGCGGAGGGATCGCCCGTAAAGAATGGCTGATTGAACATGAACGAAAGCAGCGTTCACTTTTTGGTTCCGCGGGCTGA
- a CDS encoding YebG family protein, translating into MAVETKFVVVRKGEEKMTFASKKEADAHDKLLDLAEAFTDWLLQSEMQMDETQAENLGLYLAEQKEAVQHILRTSKLPDPHAATATEKTESDAESSKKIRAVKAA; encoded by the coding sequence ATGGCTGTTGAAACAAAATTTGTTGTCGTAAGAAAAGGTGAAGAGAAAATGACATTTGCCAGTAAGAAAGAGGCTGACGCGCACGACAAACTGCTCGACCTGGCAGAAGCGTTCACCGACTGGCTGTTGCAAAGCGAAATGCAGATGGATGAGACGCAGGCTGAGAACCTCGGGCTGTATCTCGCCGAGCAGAAAGAGGCCGTGCAGCATATTCTGCGTACCAGCAAGCTCCCTGATCCTCATGCCGCCACTGCAACAGAGAAAACAGAGTCAGATGCTGAGAGCAGTAAAAAAATCAGAGCGGTAAAAGCCGCCTGA
- a CDS encoding LysR family transcriptional regulator, which translates to MSDPDFNLLVALDILLAEASVAGAARRLNLSTSAMSRTLSRLREVTGDPILVRAGRTMVLTPWAEASRDRARNAVHEARAVLQPSLETLKVENLARLFTIRANDGFVVAFGPALIAAVAEAAPDVCIRFAPKPEKTSRYLREGLVDLEIGVQSNMGPEIRLQRLFQDRFVGAVRKTHPLATLPQIGVEDYTAWGHVVAAPDGSLHGFVDDALAESGMKRKVASVVPGFPTALSVALASDLIAMVPALYLINQQMTEQLHVFELPFKTRTITVSQMWHPRMEKDPGHRWLREKIKAVCQTAGG; encoded by the coding sequence ATGTCCGATCCTGATTTTAACTTGCTGGTCGCGCTCGACATCCTGCTGGCAGAGGCCAGCGTTGCAGGTGCCGCGCGACGCTTAAACCTCAGTACATCCGCCATGAGCCGTACCCTCAGCAGGCTACGGGAGGTGACGGGCGATCCGATCCTGGTGCGGGCAGGTCGCACCATGGTGCTGACCCCCTGGGCGGAAGCATCCCGGGACCGCGCCCGCAATGCGGTGCATGAGGCGAGGGCGGTGCTGCAACCCTCACTGGAGACGCTGAAGGTCGAAAATCTGGCGCGGCTTTTTACCATCAGAGCCAACGATGGATTTGTCGTCGCGTTTGGCCCGGCGCTGATCGCCGCCGTGGCGGAAGCGGCACCTGACGTGTGTATCCGCTTTGCACCGAAACCGGAAAAAACGTCGCGCTATCTGCGTGAGGGTCTGGTCGACCTGGAGATTGGCGTGCAGAGCAATATGGGCCCTGAAATTCGCCTGCAGCGGCTCTTTCAGGACAGGTTTGTCGGTGCGGTTCGCAAGACGCATCCCCTGGCGACGTTACCGCAGATCGGCGTAGAGGATTATACCGCCTGGGGCCATGTGGTCGCCGCGCCCGACGGATCCTTACACGGCTTTGTGGATGACGCGCTGGCAGAGTCGGGCATGAAACGTAAGGTGGCAAGCGTGGTGCCAGGCTTTCCGACGGCATTGTCCGTGGCGCTGGCGTCCGATCTTATTGCCATGGTGCCCGCGCTCTATTTGATCAATCAGCAGATGACGGAGCAACTGCATGTTTTTGAATTACCTTTTAAAACCCGGACCATCACGGTTTCGCAGATGTGGCATCCCAGAATGGAAAAGGATCCCGGCCATCGCTGGCTGAGAGAGAAGATTAAAGCGGTGTGTCAGACGGCGGGTGGGTGA